The segment AATTGGCTTGCGCGAAGTTTTTGATTATGAATATTTAAAATACAGAATAAGCAGCACTAATTATCTTGGAGAACGACTTCATAAAATGGGGATACCGCTTATTTGGCCCATTGGCGGTCATGCTGTTTATATTGATGCAAAAGCGCTATATCCACATATTCCAGTTCATGAATATCCAGGACAAGCATTGGTTTGTCAATTATATTTAATGGGCGGAATAAGATCTTGCGAAATTGGTTCTGTTATGTTTGGCAAATACGATGAAAATAAAAAATTAATTCCTGCCTCCATGGAGTTGGTTCGGTTGGCAATTCCACGTCGTGTTTATACGCAAAGTCATATTGAATACGTAATTGAGGTTTTTGAAAATATTCTTAAATATAAAGATACAACATGTGGTTTAAGAATAACAGAAGAGACAGAGTTTTTACGTCATTTCTCATCTAAGTTTGAAATGCTAAATTTAGACACAGTGAAACATGGCTGATTTAAATGAGAAAATTGTATCATTTCTAAAAAAGAACAAAATTGCAACCGTTTGCTTTGTTACAGCGGATAATATGCCTTATTGCATTACTTGCTTTTACGCTTATGATGAAAAAAATAACATGCTTGTATTTAAATCATCTTTTGGCACTTCGCATGATACGCTAATTAAACCAGATGTGCCTGTATCAGGCGCCATACTTCCAAATTCAGTAACCCTTCTTAACGTAAAAGGAATTCAGTTTTCGGGCAAGTTAATTAATCCTACTGAAATAGATTATTTAGAACTGCCTACTTTTTACACAAAAAATTATGTAATGAGTTTAGTAATGCCTGGATACATTTGGGCGTTACGTTTAACGTTTATAAAATATACGGATAATTCGCTTGGATTAGGAAAGAAAATACTATGGTATTCGGAAAAATAACTGCTTGAAAAATTATAAATGTGTAATTATTACGAATAAAAAACAAAGTCCAAGTAAGCAAGAAGCGACAATTGCTCCTAACCCAATTGTAATTTGTTTTCGATCGTTAAAAAAAGATCCCGTTATATATTTCCCTATTGATAAGGAAATAAAAGCCCAAAAAAGTCCGACAATTGCGTAAAAGAATGTTCCCATGATTTTATATTTTTAGTTTGATAATTTTCTTCTTTTCATTTCAATTTTCAATCGCATTAACTCTCGAGATATTTGTCCGTTAATGGATGAATTCTCTTCCGACCTTCTTATTAAATATGGAATGGCCTTCTTAACTTCGCCATAAGGCAAGTATTTTGAAGTATTGTATCCATTAGCCGCTAAATTAAAAGTAAGATTATCACTCATTCCTAAAAGCTGTGAAAACTTAACAGCATTATTTTCAATATTATATTTTTTCATGCACTCAATGGTATGAGTTGTACTTTCATCATTATGCGTCGCAACACATGTCCTTATTTTCGGATAATGACTTAGACACACTTCAATGGCTTCGTTAAAGGCATTATCTGTTTGCTGTTTTGTATCATAAACTGGAGATTTTCGATTCTCTTTTTGTGCGATTTCTCTTTCCTTTTCAACGTAAGCACCTCTCACTAATTTAATCCCTGGAATATATTTTTCAGTCTCAGCATCTTCAATCAAACGTTGAATATATTTTGGTCTATCTTTAAGATACATTTGTAGTGTATTAAAAACAATTACCTGCTGTTTGTTATATTTTTGCATCATGTATTCTGTAATGGCATCTAAAATATCTTGCATGTATCTATCTTCGGCATCAATGAAAACAACAACATGATTCTCGCTTGCAGCTTTGCAAATTAAATTAACTCTTTCTAAAAGAGTTTCAAATCGTTTTACATATAATGTATTTGTTGGAAAAACAGAGCTGTTAATTTCTTTAAGAAAATCAGGATCTTCCAAGCCTGAAATTTTTACACTTACATAATTATCTGGAGCCTCTTTACCAAGTTTATTAATATTTTTAATAATGATTTCTGCATTTCGGTTAAATGCGCTGTCTGTCTTTTCTCCTTCCGACACATAATCAAGAACTGATTTCACCTTATAATTACCTAATTTTTTTATTTGGATAAAGGCATCATTAATGCTTTCACCAGCGCAAAATATTTTAAACACGGTACCTTTTATTAGAAATTTTAAAGGAAGGTTGTATTTTAAGATTCCGTTTGTTAAGTTCATTAACAGTTTTAATAAGCGTGGGTATTGAAGGATTTTAAAAATGTAAAAAGTATATTTTAATTCACTGTTGCTTTTATATTTAAAAGCAACTTTTAAATCTTCTACGTTAATTGTATTTTTCATAAATCTCGTTTTTTATTGAGGCGTTTTTAATCAATAGTATTGCAATTGAGCTAAAACATATTAGCAGTCCAATGCCGGCAATTCCAAAAACGATAAAATAAGGGCGT is part of the Bacteroidia bacterium genome and harbors:
- a CDS encoding tryptophanase, whose translation is YENLSCKEIAQQIFSLCDGAVMSAKKDALVNMGGFVVMREKYLSEEFKKILIITEGFTTYGGLSGRDMEAIAIGLREVFDYEYLKYRISSTNYLGERLHKMGIPLIWPIGGHAVYIDAKALYPHIPVHEYPGQALVCQLYLMGGIRSCEIGSVMFGKYDENKKLIPASMELVRLAIPRRVYTQSHIEYVIEVFENILKYKDTTCGLRITEETEFLRHFSSKFEMLNLDTVKHG
- a CDS encoding proline dehydrogenase family protein — translated: MKNTINVEDLKVAFKYKSNSELKYTFYIFKILQYPRLLKLLMNLTNGILKYNLPLKFLIKGTVFKIFCAGESINDAFIQIKKLGNYKVKSVLDYVSEGEKTDSAFNRNAEIIIKNINKLGKEAPDNYVSVKISGLEDPDFLKEINSSVFPTNTLYVKRFETLLERVNLICKAASENHVVVFIDAEDRYMQDILDAITEYMMQKYNKQQVIVFNTLQMYLKDRPKYIQRLIEDAETEKYIPGIKLVRGAYVEKEREIAQKENRKSPVYDTKQQTDNAFNEAIEVCLSHYPKIRTCVATHNDESTTHTIECMKKYNIENNAVKFSQLLGMSDNLTFNLAANGYNTSKYLPYGEVKKAIPYLIRRSEENSSINGQISRELMRLKIEMKRRKLSN